In one Myxocyprinus asiaticus isolate MX2 ecotype Aquarium Trade chromosome 29, UBuf_Myxa_2, whole genome shotgun sequence genomic region, the following are encoded:
- the plod3 gene encoding multifunctional procollagen lysine hydroxylase and glycosyltransferase LH3 isoform X2 — MLVITAATEVTDGYMRFMRTIRQFNYTVQVLGLGEEWRGGDVARTVGGGQKVRWLKKELQKHKDKQNTVIMFVDSYDVILASGPDELLKKFSDFAHRVVFSAEGFCWPDQRLASKYPAVHNGKRYLNSGGFIGYAPEIYAIVQQWKFKDDDDDQLFYTRIYLDKEKRRKFNITLDHKSHIFQNLNGAIEEVVLKFEKSRVRARNVAYDTLPVVIHGNGPTKLQLNYLGNYVPSAWTYEHGCGICDDDLLDLSQLSDKEMPLVHIAVFIEQPTPFLEEFLERLAKLNYPHTRLRLFIHNNVVYHEQHVERFWTRHRSLFPGAKIIGPEENLQQDQARTMAVEACKKDVTCDYFFSIDSDVALTNLNVLRILIEENKGVIAPMLSRHGKLWSNFWGALSPEGFYSRSEDYIDIVQSKRVGLWNVPYITQVYLIRGETLRTRLAAISLYQQEGMDPDMTFSKSVREQGVFMFVSNRDEFGRLVSSSNYNISRLYPDMWQIFDNPADWREKYIHENYSRIFEDDDYVVEQPCPDVYWFPAFSDRMCDELVETMEHFGEWSGGKHTDERLAGGYENVPTVDIHMNQIQYEKEWLKFLKDYIVPVTEKLYPGYYPKAQAVMNFVVRYRPDEQPSLRPHHDSSTFTINIALNSKGKDYEGGGCRFLRYDCKVESPRKGWSFMHPGRLTHYHEGLPTTRGTRYIMVSFVDP, encoded by the exons ATGTTGGTGATTACAGCAGCTACAGAAGTGACTGATGGCTACATGAGGTTCATGAGGACAATCAGGCAGTTCAACTACACTGTTCAG GTTCTGGGTCTGGGTGAGGAGTGGAGGGGTGGTGATGTGGCCAGGACTGTTGGTGGTGGTCAGAAGGTTCGTTGGCTGAAGAAAGAGCTACagaaacacaaagacaaacaaaacacGGTCATCATGTTTGTAGACAG TTATGATGTGATTTTAGCCAGCGGTCCAGACGAGCTGCTCAAGAAGTTTTCTGATTTTGCTCATCGTGTGGTTTTCTCTGCGGAGGGATTCTGCTGGCCAGACCAAAGACTCGCTTCAAAATACCCAGCGGTGCACAACGGCAAACGCTACCTCAACTCTGGAG GTTTTATTGGCTACGCTCCTGAGATTTACGCGATTGTGCAGCAGTGGAAATTCAAAGACGACGATGATGACCAGCTGTTTTACACACGCATCTACCTGGATAAAGAgaagagg AGAAAGTTCAACATTACGCTGGACCACAAATCCCACATATTTCAGAACCTTAATGGAGCCATAg AGGAAGTGGTCCTGAAGTTTGAGAAATCTCGAGTCCGGGCTCGGAACGTGGCCTATGACACGCTTCCTGTCGTTATCCATGGCAACGGGCCGACTAAG cttCAGCTGAATTATTTGGGTAATTACGTGCCGTCAGCTTGGACATATGAGCATGGCTGTGGAATCTGTGACGATGATCTTCTGGATCTGAGTCAACTATCT GACAAGGAGATGCCACTGGTTCATATTGCTGTATTTATCGAGCAACCGACACCATTTCTAGAAGAATTTCTGGAGAGACTCGCAAAACTGAACTACCCACACACGCGTTTACGACTCTTCATTCACAACAAC GTTGTCTATCATGAGCAGCATGTGGAACGGTTCTGGACGCGTCATCGATCACTGTTCCCTGGGGCAAAAATAATTGGACCAGAGGAAAACCTTCAGCAGGACCAGGCCAGAACCATGGCAgt ggAGGCGTGTAAGAAGGATGTGACCTGTGATTATTTCTTCAGTATAGACTCTGATGTTGCTCTGACTAATCTAAATGTTTTACGGATTCTCATTGAAGAGAACAA gggtGTGATAGCGCCCATGTTGTCTCGTCACGGGAAGCTCTGGTCAAACTTTTGGGGTGCTTTGAGTCCTGAGGGCTTTTATTCCCGATCTGAGGATTATATCGACATCGTGCAGAGCAAACGAGT TGGTCTGTGGAACGTCCCGTACATCACTCAGGTGTATCTGATTCGTGGAGAGACATTGCGGACGCGTCTGGCAGCAATTTCTCTCTATCAGCAGGAGGGAATGGATCCCGACATGACGTTCTCTAAGAGCGTCCGTGAGCAG ggtgtgtttatgtttgtatcAAACAGAGATGAGTTTGGTCGTCTGGTCTCCTCCAGTAACTATAACATCAGTCGTCTGTATCCAGACATGTGGCAGATATTTGACAACCCAGCG GATTGGAGGGAGAAATATATCCATGAGAATTATTCCAGGATTTTTGAGGATGATGATTATGTTGTTGAACAG ccGTGTCCAGATGTGTACTGGTTTCCTGCGTTCTCTGACAGAATGTGTGACGAACTCGTTGAAACAATGGAACATTTCGGCGAATGGTCTGGAGGAAAACACACG gatgAGCGGTTGGCAGGTGGTTATGAGAATGTACCAACAGTAGATATTCATATGAATCAGATACAGTATGAGAAGGAGTGGCTCAAATTTCTCAAAGATTACATCGTTCCTGTAACGGAGAAACTCTACCCAGGATACTATCCAAag GCTCAGGCCGTGATGAATTTTGTGGTTCGTTATCGTCCTGACGAGCAGCCGTCGCTCCGCCCACATCATGACTCCTCCACATTCACCATTAACATCGCTCTCAACAGCAAAGGCAAAGATTAcgag ggtGGAGGCTGTAGGTTTCTGCGTTACGACTGTAAGGTGGAGTCTCCCAGGAAGGGCTGGTCATTTATGCATCCCGGCCGTTTGACGCATTATCACGAGGGGCTGCCCACCACCAGAGGAACACGATACATCATGGTGTCTTTCGTTGACCCTTAA
- the plod3 gene encoding multifunctional procollagen lysine hydroxylase and glycosyltransferase LH3 isoform X1, translated as MILVLILSFLQLCRTEPRPGTPDEMLVITAATEVTDGYMRFMRTIRQFNYTVQVLGLGEEWRGGDVARTVGGGQKVRWLKKELQKHKDKQNTVIMFVDSYDVILASGPDELLKKFSDFAHRVVFSAEGFCWPDQRLASKYPAVHNGKRYLNSGGFIGYAPEIYAIVQQWKFKDDDDDQLFYTRIYLDKEKRRKFNITLDHKSHIFQNLNGAIEEVVLKFEKSRVRARNVAYDTLPVVIHGNGPTKLQLNYLGNYVPSAWTYEHGCGICDDDLLDLSQLSDKEMPLVHIAVFIEQPTPFLEEFLERLAKLNYPHTRLRLFIHNNVVYHEQHVERFWTRHRSLFPGAKIIGPEENLQQDQARTMAVEACKKDVTCDYFFSIDSDVALTNLNVLRILIEENKGVIAPMLSRHGKLWSNFWGALSPEGFYSRSEDYIDIVQSKRVGLWNVPYITQVYLIRGETLRTRLAAISLYQQEGMDPDMTFSKSVREQGVFMFVSNRDEFGRLVSSSNYNISRLYPDMWQIFDNPADWREKYIHENYSRIFEDDDYVVEQPCPDVYWFPAFSDRMCDELVETMEHFGEWSGGKHTDERLAGGYENVPTVDIHMNQIQYEKEWLKFLKDYIVPVTEKLYPGYYPKAQAVMNFVVRYRPDEQPSLRPHHDSSTFTINIALNSKGKDYEGGGCRFLRYDCKVESPRKGWSFMHPGRLTHYHEGLPTTRGTRYIMVSFVDP; from the exons ATGATTCTGGTGCTGATTCTGAGCTTCCTTCAGCTCTGCCGAACCGAACCACGACCCGGAACACCAG ATGAGATGTTGGTGATTACAGCAGCTACAGAAGTGACTGATGGCTACATGAGGTTCATGAGGACAATCAGGCAGTTCAACTACACTGTTCAG GTTCTGGGTCTGGGTGAGGAGTGGAGGGGTGGTGATGTGGCCAGGACTGTTGGTGGTGGTCAGAAGGTTCGTTGGCTGAAGAAAGAGCTACagaaacacaaagacaaacaaaacacGGTCATCATGTTTGTAGACAG TTATGATGTGATTTTAGCCAGCGGTCCAGACGAGCTGCTCAAGAAGTTTTCTGATTTTGCTCATCGTGTGGTTTTCTCTGCGGAGGGATTCTGCTGGCCAGACCAAAGACTCGCTTCAAAATACCCAGCGGTGCACAACGGCAAACGCTACCTCAACTCTGGAG GTTTTATTGGCTACGCTCCTGAGATTTACGCGATTGTGCAGCAGTGGAAATTCAAAGACGACGATGATGACCAGCTGTTTTACACACGCATCTACCTGGATAAAGAgaagagg AGAAAGTTCAACATTACGCTGGACCACAAATCCCACATATTTCAGAACCTTAATGGAGCCATAg AGGAAGTGGTCCTGAAGTTTGAGAAATCTCGAGTCCGGGCTCGGAACGTGGCCTATGACACGCTTCCTGTCGTTATCCATGGCAACGGGCCGACTAAG cttCAGCTGAATTATTTGGGTAATTACGTGCCGTCAGCTTGGACATATGAGCATGGCTGTGGAATCTGTGACGATGATCTTCTGGATCTGAGTCAACTATCT GACAAGGAGATGCCACTGGTTCATATTGCTGTATTTATCGAGCAACCGACACCATTTCTAGAAGAATTTCTGGAGAGACTCGCAAAACTGAACTACCCACACACGCGTTTACGACTCTTCATTCACAACAAC GTTGTCTATCATGAGCAGCATGTGGAACGGTTCTGGACGCGTCATCGATCACTGTTCCCTGGGGCAAAAATAATTGGACCAGAGGAAAACCTTCAGCAGGACCAGGCCAGAACCATGGCAgt ggAGGCGTGTAAGAAGGATGTGACCTGTGATTATTTCTTCAGTATAGACTCTGATGTTGCTCTGACTAATCTAAATGTTTTACGGATTCTCATTGAAGAGAACAA gggtGTGATAGCGCCCATGTTGTCTCGTCACGGGAAGCTCTGGTCAAACTTTTGGGGTGCTTTGAGTCCTGAGGGCTTTTATTCCCGATCTGAGGATTATATCGACATCGTGCAGAGCAAACGAGT TGGTCTGTGGAACGTCCCGTACATCACTCAGGTGTATCTGATTCGTGGAGAGACATTGCGGACGCGTCTGGCAGCAATTTCTCTCTATCAGCAGGAGGGAATGGATCCCGACATGACGTTCTCTAAGAGCGTCCGTGAGCAG ggtgtgtttatgtttgtatcAAACAGAGATGAGTTTGGTCGTCTGGTCTCCTCCAGTAACTATAACATCAGTCGTCTGTATCCAGACATGTGGCAGATATTTGACAACCCAGCG GATTGGAGGGAGAAATATATCCATGAGAATTATTCCAGGATTTTTGAGGATGATGATTATGTTGTTGAACAG ccGTGTCCAGATGTGTACTGGTTTCCTGCGTTCTCTGACAGAATGTGTGACGAACTCGTTGAAACAATGGAACATTTCGGCGAATGGTCTGGAGGAAAACACACG gatgAGCGGTTGGCAGGTGGTTATGAGAATGTACCAACAGTAGATATTCATATGAATCAGATACAGTATGAGAAGGAGTGGCTCAAATTTCTCAAAGATTACATCGTTCCTGTAACGGAGAAACTCTACCCAGGATACTATCCAAag GCTCAGGCCGTGATGAATTTTGTGGTTCGTTATCGTCCTGACGAGCAGCCGTCGCTCCGCCCACATCATGACTCCTCCACATTCACCATTAACATCGCTCTCAACAGCAAAGGCAAAGATTAcgag ggtGGAGGCTGTAGGTTTCTGCGTTACGACTGTAAGGTGGAGTCTCCCAGGAAGGGCTGGTCATTTATGCATCCCGGCCGTTTGACGCATTATCACGAGGGGCTGCCCACCACCAGAGGAACACGATACATCATGGTGTCTTTCGTTGACCCTTAA
- the asgr1a gene encoding C-type lectin domain family 10 member A: protein MRVSTSESSSVSMTNEYTDEYDNQDTSDDTQFWRKESLHRFAVVPSIGRSRWSLCAVISVTTVILMILIITVSVSHVKFERKFSATEMTVKNLNQTLQSIIFRSHNLEENGHKLKSDISNLEFDLETVQTKMDDMSDSTQILSDKISELKCLINKISSKNNTEDQCCPVGWFLFSSHCYFFSKNGMSWNSARDECENKKSQLLIVKNRQEKEFVVSKTSPLYFWLGLTDGRTGEWEWLDGTPYVMVNREWMPGQPDNWEAHGLGGGEDCAHFHRDGRYNDDHCSRHYRFVCKAQATSI from the exons ATGAGGGTTTCTACATCAGAGAGCAGCTCTGTTTCCATGACGAACGAATATACTGACGAATATGACAATCAAGATACCAGTGACGACACACAGTTCTGgcggaaag agtctCTTCACAGGTTTGCTGTAGTTCCCTCTATTGGTCGCTCGCGGTGGAGTTTGTGTGCTGTGATCAGTGTCACTACAGTAATCCTGATGATACTCATAATTACTGTATCTGTCAGCC atGTAAAGTTCGAGAGAAAGTTCTCAGCTACAGAGATGACTGTGAAGAATTTGAATCAAACTCTACAGAGCATCATATTCAGATCACACAACCTGGAGGAAAAtg GGCATAAATTGAAGTCAGACATCAGTAATCTGGAGTTTGACCTTGAAACAGTGCAAACAAAAATGGATGACA tgtcAGATTCAACACAGATTCTCAGTGACAAAATCTCAGAACTCAAATGCCTCATCAACAAGATCAGCAGCAAAAACA acacaGAGGATCAGTGCTGTCCTGTAGGCTGGTTTCTCTTCTCCTCACACTGTTATTTCTTCTCTAAAAATGGGATGTCGTGGAACTCAGCGAGAGACgagtgtgaaaataaaaaatcacagttACTCATTGTGAAAAACAGGCAGGAGAAG gAGTTTGTGGTGAGTAAGACGAGTCCTCTTTATTTCTGGTTGGGTTTGACTGACGGTCGCACCGGTGAGTGGGAGTGGCTCGATGGAACGCCATACGTGATGGTGAATAG agaGTGGATGCCCGGTCAACCTGATAACTGGGAGGCTCATGGTTTGGGTGGAGGTGAAgactgcgctcatttccatcGTGACGGTCGTTATAACGATGATCACTGCTCGCGCCACTACCGCTTTGTCTGCAAAGCACAAGCAACATCCATTTGA